A genome region from candidate division KSB1 bacterium includes the following:
- a CDS encoding zf-HC2 domain-containing protein, translating into MIKCDKCRSNLSAFIDDETSEQEAIRIKEHLDACPGCQEQVNALKSVRTSLKSLFKIQASPSFDIILRDRIRREMRKHSSRFSPALFPRFRVPAFAAAAVAVLLIGMLIGGTLQQTPPSQLARTGSRRRIANPAKQAY; encoded by the coding sequence ATGATAAAATGCGACAAATGCAGATCGAATTTGTCTGCCTTTATCGATGATGAAACAAGTGAACAGGAAGCGATTCGTATCAAAGAACATCTGGATGCATGTCCAGGTTGTCAGGAACAGGTCAACGCCCTGAAATCAGTGCGCACATCTCTGAAATCACTTTTTAAAATTCAGGCTTCACCGTCATTTGATATTATTTTGCGTGACCGGATCAGACGGGAAATGCGCAAACACAGCAGCCGTTTTTCTCCGGCCCTTTTTCCGCGGTTTCGGGTACCGGCATTTGCCGCAGCAGCGGTGGCCGTACTCCTGATCGGCATGCTGATCGGCGGCACTCTGCAGCAGACTCCCCCTTCCCAATTGGCTCGAACAGGATCGAGAAGACGCATTGCAAACCCTGCTAAGCAAGCGTACTGA
- a CDS encoding SGNH/GDSL hydrolase family protein, giving the protein MRDQVISTLIFTALLLFPGCAKNLMMEKDDIKFTYLALGDSYTIGESVDASQRYPVLLTDSLRKAGYPMDDPVIVARTGWTTDELAAGIRTADLSTPYSLVSLLVGVNNQYRGRDVENYRIEFRSLLEQAITFAGGQAEHVFVLSIPDWGVTPFAASRDREQIAGEIDQYNAVNREETRTRGVLYIDITPISRQTAEDPALIADDGLHPSGRMYAACVELALPEIKTILNRIRQPK; this is encoded by the coding sequence ATGCGAGACCAGGTTATCAGCACTTTAATATTCACAGCCCTGTTGTTGTTTCCCGGCTGTGCAAAGAACCTCATGATGGAAAAAGACGACATCAAATTCACCTATCTGGCCCTGGGAGACTCTTATACCATTGGAGAAAGCGTTGACGCCTCGCAGCGATATCCGGTGCTTTTGACGGACAGCTTGCGTAAAGCAGGTTATCCGATGGACGATCCTGTGATAGTTGCACGAACCGGCTGGACCACCGATGAGCTGGCCGCCGGGATCAGAACAGCCGATTTATCCACCCCCTATAGTCTGGTCTCATTGTTGGTAGGTGTAAACAATCAATACCGCGGCCGGGATGTTGAAAATTACCGCATTGAGTTCCGCTCCCTGCTTGAACAGGCAATCACATTTGCCGGGGGCCAGGCCGAACATGTGTTTGTGCTTTCCATCCCCGATTGGGGAGTAACGCCGTTTGCCGCATCACGCGACCGGGAGCAAATCGCCGGAGAAATTGATCAATACAACGCCGTGAACCGCGAGGAGACGCGAACGCGCGGCGTTCTGTATATCGATATCACGCCCATCTCCAGACAGACCGCAGAGGATCCTGCCTTGATCGCTGATGACGGTCTGCACCCTTCGGGAAGAATGTATGCGGCCTGTGTCGAGTTGGCGCTGCCTGAGATAAAAACCATATTAAACCGAATAAGACAGCCCAAATGA
- a CDS encoding tetratricopeptide repeat protein has translation MFRQRVIYSILLMILFSLLLSVDVQAQQDPEQLFSNGVINYRNGQYQQAMQLFTDLCEQLADNPHITSGLLMAAKTAEQLQDHELTRTYARRLIQEYPGSRYLSDAYYIMGCSYAEQNSDRDALTYLAYAVENARTRKLLYLSEEAGLQLCRARVDKDIVIAVYRHHVIEPRQTHPDPCGQLRICAGGIWKKQIM, from the coding sequence GTGTTCAGGCAACGAGTCATATATTCTATTTTATTAATGATCCTCTTTTCTCTACTGCTTTCAGTTGATGTGCAGGCACAACAGGATCCGGAACAACTGTTCAGCAACGGTGTAATCAACTACCGCAACGGTCAGTATCAGCAGGCCATGCAGCTGTTCACAGACCTGTGTGAACAGTTAGCGGACAATCCGCATATCACATCCGGACTGTTGATGGCGGCCAAGACAGCGGAACAGCTGCAGGATCACGAACTCACACGCACCTATGCGCGCCGGCTCATCCAGGAATATCCCGGCAGCCGTTACTTGAGCGACGCCTATTATATTATGGGCTGTTCGTACGCAGAGCAGAACAGCGACCGCGACGCTCTGACCTATCTGGCCTATGCTGTGGAAAACGCCCGCACACGCAAACTTTTGTATCTGAGTGAAGAAGCGGGATTGCAACTCTGCCGCGCGCGCGTGGACAAGGATATCGTCATTGCGGTGTACCGGCACCATGTTATCGAACCACGCCAAACGCATCCTGACCCTTGTGGTCAGCTGCGTATCTGTGCAGGCGGCATATGGAAAAAGCAGATCATGTGA
- a CDS encoding sigma-70 family RNA polymerase sigma factor — protein MANARERKPNDNGKQVSDEELIKRFQDGDVSAYNIIVNRYKDQLLNFAYRFLGNTEEAQDVVQETFLRLFRNKHAYRQIAKFSTWIYTIAGNLAKTELRKRKRRKIVSITDMGFEDKEYDLEDEGADTSRRAESVMTEQIIQQAIDELMPRFRQVIILRDIQELSYEEIGKILNIPLGTVKSRVNRARLKLQSKLQHIRSNQTQQNN, from the coding sequence ATGGCAAACGCCCGGGAAAGAAAACCGAACGACAACGGCAAACAAGTAAGCGATGAAGAGCTGATCAAGCGATTTCAGGATGGCGATGTGTCTGCATATAATATAATCGTTAACCGATACAAGGACCAGCTGTTGAATTTTGCTTACCGGTTTCTTGGAAATACGGAAGAAGCTCAGGATGTGGTACAGGAAACATTTCTTCGGTTGTTCAGAAACAAGCACGCGTATCGTCAGATTGCCAAGTTTTCCACATGGATTTACACCATTGCCGGGAATTTGGCAAAAACCGAGCTGCGTAAGCGCAAACGGCGTAAAATCGTTTCCATTACAGATATGGGATTTGAAGATAAAGAATATGACCTGGAAGATGAAGGTGCGGATACATCCAGACGCGCTGAATCCGTGATGACGGAACAGATTATTCAGCAGGCTATAGATGAACTGATGCCGCGTTTTCGTCAGGTGATCATTTTACGAGATATTCAGGAACTTTCTTATGAAGAAATAGGTAAGATATTAAACATCCCACTGGGAACGGTGAAATCACGAGTCAATCGGGCTCGTCTCAAGCTGCAGTCGAAACTGCAGCATATAAGGAGTAATCAAACGCAGCAGAACAATTGA
- a CDS encoding ADP-ribosylglycohydrolase family protein: MLTGSAIGDAAGGPVEFVDPPLRSYWSTTQAKITPKGIRELAGRFKLSPYPKDAEPFAQWEPYGQPGTITDDTRFKMIFMNALKTCNGELTAEHFAGSVMNFRNDLPPRYKDKYDEWIPEIAYATNWLLGKTQNAYPPERIWGGIPTMMGQMPFIPVAALNPGDPEWCYIKTYELAYFDNGIARDMNSALVAGLARTLQSDGSWNTFEKAMRSVDPYAYNEVLYVDRPLNHWLDLSHEWVKQADKNIANLFTILEKNLKARYWWEAWVPIVVVMSCAEIVEYHPLASMQLVLEFGHDTDSYAQVMEVFWEPYMEQKSGQRDMRDIVNKRMKEQFNQNINDWMHLINQHSQ; the protein is encoded by the coding sequence ATGCTGACAGGTTCCGCAATAGGCGATGCTGCCGGCGGACCGGTAGAGTTTGTTGATCCGCCGTTGCGCAGTTATTGGAGCACCACTCAAGCAAAAATAACCCCAAAAGGTATCCGGGAATTGGCAGGTCGCTTTAAGCTGAGCCCGTATCCAAAGGATGCAGAACCGTTTGCTCAATGGGAACCCTATGGTCAGCCAGGCACAATAACAGACGATACCCGATTTAAAATGATCTTTATGAATGCCCTGAAAACCTGTAACGGTGAATTGACGGCAGAGCATTTTGCGGGTTCAGTGATGAATTTCAGAAATGATCTCCCGCCCAGGTATAAAGATAAATATGATGAATGGATTCCTGAAATCGCGTACGCCACAAACTGGCTATTGGGGAAGACACAAAATGCCTATCCGCCGGAGAGAATCTGGGGCGGTATCCCGACCATGATGGGACAAATGCCGTTTATACCTGTAGCAGCCCTGAATCCGGGTGACCCGGAGTGGTGCTATATCAAAACCTACGAGTTGGCATACTTTGACAATGGTATCGCCAGGGATATGAATTCCGCACTTGTTGCCGGACTGGCCCGGACACTTCAATCCGATGGAAGCTGGAATACATTTGAAAAGGCAATGCGAAGCGTTGATCCCTATGCATATAATGAGGTTTTATATGTCGATAGACCGTTAAATCACTGGCTTGATCTGTCACATGAATGGGTTAAGCAGGCTGATAAAAATATTGCAAATTTGTTTACTATACTTGAAAAAAATCTAAAGGCCCGATACTGGTGGGAAGCCTGGGTTCCCATCGTTGTGGTCATGTCTTGCGCTGAAATAGTTGAATATCATCCTCTGGCCTCAATGCAACTCGTGCTCGAATTTGGGCATGATACCGATTCATATGCTCAGGTCATGGAAGTGTTTTGGGAGCCATACATGGAGCAGAAATCTGGCCAAAGAGACATGCGGGATATCGTAAATAAAAGGATGAAAGAACAATTCAATCAAAATATTAACGATTGGATGCACCTGATCAATCAACATTCACAGTAA
- a CDS encoding undecaprenyl-diphosphate phosphatase: MEIWKAIVLGVVQGLTEFLPVSSSGHLVLGKHLLGLTETGIEFEVFVHFGTLLAVFTAFRKDIKDLALVFLRLFTPAFYKDGVRSRYRNDVSLRMLVFIFIGSIPAAIAGLTLESEIESIFSSPRFASGMLLVTAFILALTYFVKRTDNQLKLNNTFIMGLAQALAILPGISRSGSTIGTGLLLKVEKSETARFSFLLAIPAILGATLLKTFDLAQAGISSQQMLELGIGLIAAYISGFLAIETLLAVVRRGKLYLFAPYCLIIGLLGLILL; the protein is encoded by the coding sequence ATGGAAATTTGGAAAGCGATTGTCCTGGGAGTTGTTCAGGGTCTGACGGAATTTTTGCCGGTCAGCAGTTCCGGGCATCTCGTGCTGGGAAAACATCTTTTGGGACTAACGGAAACCGGGATTGAATTTGAAGTATTTGTGCATTTCGGCACACTGCTGGCCGTGTTTACAGCGTTTCGCAAAGATATCAAAGATTTGGCGCTGGTGTTCCTCAGGCTGTTTACCCCGGCATTTTATAAAGACGGAGTTCGGAGCCGGTACCGGAATGATGTGTCGCTGCGCATGCTGGTGTTCATTTTTATCGGATCCATACCGGCCGCGATAGCGGGACTGACGCTTGAAAGCGAGATCGAGTCTATTTTCAGTTCTCCGCGCTTTGCCAGCGGTATGCTCCTGGTCACGGCCTTTATCCTGGCGCTGACCTATTTTGTCAAGCGCACTGACAATCAATTGAAACTGAACAATACATTCATTATGGGACTTGCACAGGCGCTGGCCATTCTACCGGGCATCTCCAGATCAGGATCGACGATCGGGACCGGTTTATTGCTCAAAGTGGAAAAATCCGAGACCGCGCGGTTTTCCTTTTTGTTGGCCATACCGGCTATACTCGGCGCCACTCTGTTGAAAACATTTGACCTGGCGCAGGCAGGCATCAGCAGTCAACAAATGCTGGAACTGGGCATCGGCTTGATCGCCGCCTATATCTCGGGTTTTCTGGCGATTGAAACCCTTTTGGCTGTTGTACGTCGCGGTAAATTGTATCTGTTTGCTCCCTACTGTTTAATTATCGGATTGCTCGGATTGATTCTCTTGTAA
- the holA gene encoding DNA polymerase III subunit delta — MYLFYGQEDFLLREYTNRVLDVALEEGAEDFDYDIYYGNEADGLAINNAAMSMPMSASRRVVLVRSGEFLNAKSIKLLARYSENPSPSTCLILQFKSFKRTGKEQRTLYTNSYAVEARPLFDNQVPGWIKHYIKQQNLQITDEAVYFLHINIGNSLRNLASEVEKIKLNIGDRREITAADVEAVVGVSREYNVFEFCDTIVERKLSKGLDIQSRMLQLGESPIGMLVMLTRHYTIMLKLKYLLQQNKKKPEIVKELRLSPYFVDNYIRQSQQYTISQLDQVFEHLLTADVQLKTSYQPPRLVMEILIFRLMRL, encoded by the coding sequence ATTTATCTGTTTTACGGACAGGAAGATTTTTTGCTGCGGGAATATACCAACCGGGTTCTGGACGTAGCCCTGGAAGAAGGAGCGGAAGATTTTGACTATGATATCTACTATGGCAATGAAGCGGACGGACTGGCGATCAACAATGCAGCCATGTCCATGCCCATGTCTGCATCACGACGGGTGGTGCTGGTGCGCAGCGGTGAATTTTTGAACGCCAAATCAATAAAACTGCTGGCCCGCTATTCAGAGAATCCGTCTCCCTCCACTTGCCTGATTCTGCAGTTCAAATCATTCAAACGCACCGGTAAAGAACAGCGCACGCTCTACACAAACAGTTATGCCGTGGAAGCACGCCCCTTATTCGACAACCAGGTGCCGGGCTGGATCAAGCATTATATCAAACAGCAGAACCTGCAGATCACGGACGAAGCCGTGTATTTTCTGCACATCAATATCGGCAATTCACTGCGCAATCTGGCTTCGGAAGTGGAAAAAATCAAGCTCAACATCGGAGACCGCCGTGAAATTACGGCTGCGGATGTAGAGGCGGTGGTCGGGGTATCCAGAGAATATAATGTGTTTGAATTCTGCGACACGATCGTGGAACGAAAACTGAGCAAAGGTCTCGACATCCAGTCGCGTATGCTGCAGCTGGGTGAATCTCCTATCGGCATGCTGGTGATGTTGACACGCCATTACACCATTATGCTTAAACTCAAGTATTTACTGCAACAGAATAAAAAAAAGCCGGAAATTGTTAAAGAATTAAGACTCAGTCCGTATTTTGTTGATAATTATATACGGCAGTCCCAACAATACACAATTAGTCAGCTTGATCAGGTGTTTGAACATCTGCTGACAGCGGATGTTCAACTGAAAACCAGCTACCAGCCCCCCAGACTGGTAATGGAGATTCTGATTTTCAGGCTGATGCGCTTGTAA
- the rdgB gene encoding RdgB/HAM1 family non-canonical purine NTP pyrophosphatase codes for MTSVPGLLVASKNPDKIREISNALSGLQLCIVSMYDVPALPDVDEDRDTLQGNAIKKARELSRAAGLPALADDTGLEVDALNGAPGVYSARYAGPNARYEDNVTKLLTEMQGKRDRTARFRTVAALVWGDHVRTVEGVCEGEILTERRGDGGFGYDPVFYIPEYNQTFAEMSLSLKNKISHRGKAIGNIKPMVMELLQDLPND; via the coding sequence ATGACCTCTGTCCCCGGACTTTTGGTCGCCAGCAAAAATCCAGATAAAATACGTGAAATATCAAATGCCCTGAGCGGTCTGCAGCTTTGCATCGTGTCCATGTACGACGTACCGGCTCTTCCGGATGTGGACGAAGACCGGGATACGCTGCAGGGCAATGCCATCAAGAAAGCCCGGGAACTGTCCCGGGCCGCCGGTCTGCCGGCGCTGGCCGACGATACGGGACTGGAAGTAGACGCCCTGAACGGCGCCCCCGGGGTATATTCAGCCCGTTACGCAGGCCCCAACGCCCGATACGAAGACAATGTAACCAAACTATTAACCGAAATGCAGGGCAAACGCGACCGCACCGCGCGCTTTCGCACCGTCGCCGCCCTGGTCTGGGGCGACCACGTTCGAACCGTAGAAGGCGTATGCGAAGGAGAGATTCTCACGGAACGCCGCGGCGACGGCGGATTCGGTTACGATCCGGTGTTCTATATTCCGGAATACAATCAGACCTTTGCGGAAATGTCCCTTTCCCTGAAAAACAAAATCAGCCACCGCGGCAAGGCCATCGGCAACATCAAACCCATGGTGATGGAGCTGCTGCAGGATTTGCCGAACGATTGA
- a CDS encoding AbrB/MazE/SpoVT family DNA-binding domain-containing protein produces the protein MNSSTITKKGQITIPKKLRDEFGIEPHDKVVFVRRGDVLVLKPVKDIYSVRGAVRVNKIQDFNKIRRYGTQVKC, from the coding sequence ATGAATAGTTCAACCATTACAAAAAAGGGACAGATTACCATACCCAAAAAGCTGCGGGATGAATTTGGAATTGAACCTCACGACAAGGTGGTATTTGTCCGGCGCGGCGATGTTTTGGTACTAAAACCGGTCAAAGATATCTATTCAGTCCGGGGTGCTGTTAGAGTAAACAAAATTCAGGATTTCAACAAAATCAGAAGATACGGTACGCAAGTCAAATGCTGA
- a CDS encoding PDZ domain-containing protein: MKKSFPLLLRMAAAICLLAPQVLQADANTLANIQKDIKQVIQTVEPSIFSISARHAYQINKSQSSGQNHSSSSQTYEIVTMASGISIDSCHIITQTPAVAGARTVSVTLPDGSEKQGEVIGSDDKHGFSIIRVKNATFPSVSIANSDHVGTGSFVLIIGNSLGVSPVASLGFVNCLRSDGMIQISLNLAAGSTGGAVFNTKGQFVGILSPGMTRANSDYSVMQPRETILAYPANQIIQSMSSIIENGHKPNGYLGIRGEDWPGKLGGTHVVGVTPNSPADQAGLQVGDIILSFNSHNITATYDLARTVRHHQPNDSVQLRILRGHQVKTVNLELGQAPKNDQMIPFEQFLPKEQSMRPASNAGTSEQNFLLMRIHQLEKELKLLKQMVQ, encoded by the coding sequence ATGAAGAAATCGTTTCCCCTTCTCTTGCGAATGGCAGCAGCAATTTGTTTACTGGCGCCTCAAGTGCTTCAGGCAGATGCAAACACACTGGCCAATATTCAAAAGGACATCAAACAGGTGATCCAAACGGTCGAGCCTTCCATTTTTTCCATATCGGCGCGACATGCGTATCAGATTAATAAATCCCAGAGCAGCGGCCAGAACCATTCCTCATCCAGCCAAACCTATGAAATTGTGACCATGGCGTCTGGAATTTCAATCGATTCCTGTCATATTATTACCCAGACACCTGCGGTGGCCGGCGCACGAACGGTCAGTGTCACCCTTCCGGACGGCAGCGAGAAACAGGGCGAGGTGATCGGCTCGGACGACAAGCACGGATTTTCGATCATCCGGGTCAAAAATGCAACATTTCCCTCTGTGTCCATTGCCAATTCAGATCATGTGGGAACCGGTTCGTTTGTTCTCATCATCGGCAATTCCCTGGGCGTCTCCCCGGTCGCCTCACTGGGCTTTGTCAACTGCCTGCGCTCCGACGGGATGATCCAGATCTCACTGAACCTGGCCGCCGGCAGCACCGGCGGCGCTGTGTTCAACACCAAGGGACAGTTTGTCGGTATCCTGTCGCCCGGCATGACCCGTGCCAATTCCGACTATTCCGTTATGCAGCCGCGTGAAACCATTCTTGCTTATCCGGCCAATCAAATCATCCAGTCCATGTCCTCTATTATTGAAAACGGACACAAACCCAACGGGTACCTGGGAATCCGCGGTGAAGACTGGCCCGGCAAACTGGGCGGCACTCATGTTGTCGGGGTCACACCGAACAGCCCGGCAGATCAAGCCGGTCTTCAGGTAGGCGATATTATACTTTCATTCAACAGCCACAATATTACAGCAACCTATGATCTTGCGCGCACCGTGCGCCACCATCAACCGAATGACAGTGTACAACTTCGAATCCTGCGCGGCCATCAAGTCAAGACCGTCAATCTTGAGCTTGGTCAGGCGCCGAAAAACGATCAAATGATCCCGTTTGAACAGTTTTTACCCAAGGAACAGAGTATGAGGCCGGCATCCAATGCAGGCACATCCGAACAGAATTTCCTGCTCATGCGCATCCACCAGCTTGAAAAAGAACTCAAGCTGTTAAAACAAATGGTGCAATGA
- a CDS encoding ABC transporter substrate-binding protein: MEKADHVIGSFLDTRPSSRYEKLAQTLRDSFESNPPVVHIGVVQPITGMFGPEADQFLKGLAMALRDNRKVRDKIKFVLKDSQGSPIHTVESAKQLTRLEPLSLMIGELEFGNSAITAGFASTTDIPLIIPIATGTSELAGMGERVFQANQDLETRGRALAEYAYNHLNFHTFAALAPADDYGHSITDAFLKHVDELGGQVISQQWYYPGTEDFKRQLQTIRRAAFRNAFRDSIRAMNIPVTQQRIDSLFAAQSDLSKKESEDEEGLIENDNIAAGAIDGFFLPIYKEDIPFVLSQMALFNIKARPLGGTYWNNLDVLRSQKRYAEGAVFTTGLTMLDTDPEYRKFINDFRRATSQSPTQAALYGYNIMTLIIHAVEQGYTTRDAILSYLENTRNFDVIGGEITFDTDHVNQAVNILEFRQGNIVSVK; the protein is encoded by the coding sequence ATGGAAAAAGCAGATCATGTGATCGGGTCTTTTCTGGACACGCGTCCCTCCTCCCGCTATGAAAAACTGGCTCAAACTCTGCGCGACTCTTTTGAATCAAATCCGCCGGTTGTTCATATCGGCGTGGTACAGCCCATCACCGGGATGTTCGGCCCGGAAGCCGATCAGTTCCTCAAGGGTCTGGCCATGGCCTTGCGGGACAATCGCAAGGTACGGGACAAAATAAAGTTTGTGCTCAAAGACTCGCAGGGCAGCCCTATTCACACGGTGGAATCCGCGAAACAGCTGACCCGGCTGGAACCGCTCTCACTGATGATCGGGGAACTGGAATTCGGCAACTCGGCGATCACAGCGGGATTTGCCAGCACAACAGATATTCCTCTCATCATCCCCATTGCCACAGGAACATCAGAACTGGCCGGCATGGGCGAACGCGTTTTTCAGGCCAATCAGGACCTGGAAACCCGTGGACGTGCGCTGGCCGAGTACGCCTATAACCATCTGAATTTTCACACCTTTGCGGCGCTGGCCCCGGCTGACGACTATGGACACAGCATTACCGACGCATTCCTGAAGCATGTCGATGAACTCGGCGGCCAGGTCATTTCACAGCAATGGTATTATCCGGGAACCGAAGATTTCAAGCGCCAGCTGCAGACGATCCGGCGGGCCGCATTCCGCAATGCATTCCGGGATTCCATCCGGGCCATGAACATTCCAGTCACACAGCAGCGCATTGATTCCCTGTTTGCCGCGCAGAGCGATCTGTCCAAAAAAGAATCAGAGGACGAAGAAGGCCTCATCGAAAATGACAACATTGCGGCAGGCGCGATTGACGGTTTTTTTCTGCCGATTTACAAAGAGGACATTCCGTTTGTCCTTTCCCAGATGGCGCTGTTCAACATCAAAGCGCGGCCGCTGGGCGGCACCTATTGGAACAATCTCGACGTCCTGCGCAGCCAGAAACGCTATGCCGAGGGTGCGGTGTTTACCACTGGTCTGACCATGCTGGACACCGATCCGGAATACCGAAAATTTATCAATGACTTTCGGCGCGCCACCTCCCAATCCCCCACACAGGCTGCACTGTACGGCTACAATATCATGACACTGATAATCCATGCCGTTGAACAGGGTTACACCACGCGCGATGCCATTTTGAGCTATCTGGAAAACACCCGCAATTTTGATGTGATCGGCGGTGAAATTACGTTTGATACAGATCATGTCAACCAGGCCGTCAATATTCTGGAATTTCGGCAAGGCAACATTGTGTCCGTTAAATAA
- the kynU gene encoding kynureninase, with translation MNVSHNTDREYAQKLDEQDPLRSIRDRFYINPDEIYMDGNSLGLLSKDAEASLARIVDEWKQLGINGWMHAQTPWFTYAEKLAAQFAPLVGAEPKEIILHASTTVNLHALLATFYLPQGEKRKILIESHAFPTDRYAVQSQLQSKGFDPQQDLKKVDTLDERDVIDAMTGDVALILLPSVLYRSGQLLDIERLATAAYEREIVIGFDCSHSVGAVPHSFSNLYVDFGCWCTYKYCNSGPGGIAGLYVNQKHFNKKPALTGWFGSAKEKQFDMSYQLEPAGNAGAWQLGTPHILSLAPLEGALHIINETGINTIREKSLRLTDYLMFLIDRELTPYGFEIVTPPEPERRGGHVALTHANAVQINKALKAKGIVSDFRLPDIIRLAPVALYNTFSEVWQVVRTLKTIMQTGEYRNYQSERGIVA, from the coding sequence ATGAATGTCTCTCACAACACGGATCGGGAATATGCCCAAAAGCTGGATGAGCAGGACCCTCTCCGCTCTATCCGCGATCGGTTCTATATCAATCCCGATGAAATATATATGGACGGCAATTCTCTAGGACTGTTGTCCAAAGACGCGGAAGCCAGTCTGGCCCGCATAGTCGATGAATGGAAACAGCTCGGAATCAACGGCTGGATGCATGCCCAAACGCCCTGGTTTACCTATGCCGAAAAGCTGGCCGCGCAATTTGCGCCATTAGTCGGCGCAGAGCCAAAGGAAATTATTCTGCATGCCTCAACCACGGTCAATCTGCATGCACTGCTTGCGACCTTTTATTTACCGCAGGGAGAAAAAAGAAAAATACTGATCGAAAGCCATGCATTTCCTACAGACAGATACGCCGTTCAAAGTCAGTTGCAATCAAAGGGGTTTGATCCACAACAGGATTTAAAAAAAGTGGACACTCTGGATGAACGCGATGTGATCGATGCCATGACCGGTGATGTGGCGCTCATTCTTTTGCCGTCAGTATTGTACCGCAGCGGACAATTGCTGGACATCGAGCGGCTTGCAACAGCGGCGTACGAGCGTGAGATCGTCATTGGTTTTGACTGTTCCCATTCTGTCGGCGCCGTACCGCATTCGTTTTCGAATCTATACGTAGACTTTGGCTGCTGGTGTACGTATAAATATTGCAACAGCGGTCCCGGCGGGATTGCCGGCTTGTACGTCAATCAAAAACATTTCAATAAAAAACCGGCTCTGACCGGCTGGTTTGGCTCCGCTAAAGAAAAACAGTTTGACATGTCTTATCAGCTCGAGCCGGCCGGGAATGCCGGTGCCTGGCAATTGGGCACCCCGCATATCCTGAGTCTGGCTCCGCTGGAGGGGGCACTCCACATCATCAATGAAACAGGCATTAACACCATTCGTGAAAAATCTCTGCGGTTAACCGACTATCTGATGTTTCTGATTGACCGCGAATTGACTCCCTATGGCTTTGAGATCGTTACGCCTCCGGAACCAGAGCGGCGCGGCGGTCATGTGGCACTCACACATGCAAACGCCGTACAAATCAACAAAGCGCTGAAAGCAAAGGGGATTGTTTCGGATTTCAGGTTACCGGATATCATCAGACTGGCACCTGTTGCCCTGTATAACACGTTTTCAGAAGTCTGGCAGGTGGTTCGGACCCTAAAGACCATCATGCAGACAGGTGAATACCGGAACTATCAAAGCGAACGCGGAATTGTTGCCTGA
- a CDS encoding PIN domain-containing protein has protein sequence MNRIFIDTNLFLRYITNDVPEQAEYFERLLNHAHNGSILLMTNTLVIAEIVWTLKSYYAFSKQQIDKTVSSIVASNAIEIPERQILLQALENFNTLNIDFTDAYIGSWMQDRGISEIYTLNVKDFRRISGIRIADIPECPRELKHFRLKDESVFPILPLWVFALEACGKRQAVFQQSC, from the coding sequence ATGAATAGAATTTTTATTGATACCAATCTGTTTCTCAGATATATAACCAATGATGTGCCCGAACAAGCGGAATATTTTGAACGTCTTCTGAATCATGCCCATAATGGCAGCATTTTATTAATGACCAACACGCTTGTGATTGCCGAGATTGTTTGGACACTCAAATCCTATTATGCTTTTTCAAAGCAGCAAATTGACAAGACCGTCAGTTCGATTGTGGCATCAAACGCGATAGAGATACCGGAGCGTCAAATTCTTCTTCAGGCACTGGAAAATTTTAATACACTGAATATTGACTTTACAGATGCCTACATTGGCTCCTGGATGCAAGACCGCGGTATTTCTGAGATATATACGCTGAATGTCAAAGATTTCAGACGTATTTCGGGAATTCGGATTGCAGATATACCGGAATGTCCCCGGGAGTTGAAGCACTTTCGTTTAAAAGATGAATCAGTCTTTCCAATTCTTCCTCTGTGGGTTTTTGCCCTCGAAGCGTGCGGAAAAAGACAGGCGGTTTTTCAACAATCATGTTAG